Proteins found in one Triticum urartu cultivar G1812 chromosome 4, Tu2.1, whole genome shotgun sequence genomic segment:
- the LOC125552878 gene encoding uncharacterized protein LOC125552878: MEIDGDGGGGEPEDRGRMELVDLLEGIRTSEVLESRTCLINQLEGSSQFSAEDLGLILETLTASWDESRCSGVSHCLLHKSVLQVVLKCAELDTAACLPQFLTLGAKASSWCGKHLIWFTESIDESEALQEEEHNCLCLEIISLTLNISIKLLPMAAKCITVDVVHTIGGFISELLTLTENSIVDKRVNGTAAHVAKAAPAFLDETIKLCRAYCEAAKSDIGRISMPTEEITVKLQLPDLTSDVVRITACTIQTLCKIGTYAASSGGSQVALLNVSWKGVVSLLQLGKGLIEVKVSVSDIISTLISLVIESLRVAADTWCTSLQEALGVSEARRAFLPIKFFLINAVRICSVYPSEALTIYKDMIRCVLVISSSSILFSKDPLLKAAYEPLVELLESNSFHLLDTLMKSSEVRLESKCQLVQYFLENEEANGPAQVGQNDQREINLVSLSCIFSLDPDVDNRNRALLPAKLIVFLHFLTISPNLDEEVVIELSKKLQSLLNVLTLEDVYSFVLGCHIPTVYSADHPPVVVWQPVYTFLIQALKTYMIAAAAASSVAWNEVEAFLLESLFHPHFFCLEILTELWCFFTRCAESETSTYLINQLFLLLKTAASSEKVLAPLSAFRKVARAFCIILSYASCATVDQIYTCVLNDHNSSKSSVLHLALLMEGFPFDSLSDGIRVHAVNQLFTSFVGYLQSSLKNHGAIVLPTSSSGVIGLPVHALASALQRCEIKDYSLIDGKSITTMFKFSISLINLYRTAPDSSKGHLAQLISSVLDIISNMRHLCAFYQMEKLTLELHTLFMSSSDNSKAVLSQCKPSLASFMAILGHLNSSEDDSNSLCSAMPDLYHLLVRERHWALVHLAMGSFGYFAARTSFTQLWRFVPGDAALSYNTNTGVDIDENGFMLELRAFLQKEVALRADKWSEEQVCFLVSEGRVLKKLVETTSEIPQAPEREEKAAISMDVNTKKRKLPDGIGEGMALLQNGLKVMRSALDETDSAELKDRLATHLSRLESAVSQIASFSDKI; the protein is encoded by the exons ATGGAAATcgacggcgatggcggcggcggcgaaccgGAGGACAGGGGGCGAATGGAGCTGGTGGACCTCCTGGAAGGCATCCGAACCTCCGAG GTTTTGGAGAGCAGAACTTGCCTTATCAACCAACTCGAGGGTTCCTCCCAGTTCTCTGCAGAAGATCTGGGCCTAATACTTGAAACCCTCACT GCATCTTGGGATGAGTCCAGATGTTCAGGTGTATCACACTGCCTGCTACACAAGTCAGTTTTGCAGGTTGTTCTGAAATGCGCTGAGTTAGATACAGCCGCATGTCTGCCGCAATTTCTTACTCTGGGTGCAAAG GCCAGCTCATGGTGTGGGAAGCATCTCATATGGTTCACCGAATCTATTGATGAATctgaagcacttcaagaggaagagcACAACTGTTTATGCCTAGAG ATAATTTCACTGACCTTAAATATCTCTATCAAGCTCCTTCCAATGGCGGCAAAATGCATCACTGTTGATGTCGTGCATACTATTGGTGGTTTTATTTCGGAATTGCTAACACTGACGGAAAACTCAATAGTTGACAAG AGAGTTAATGGAACTGCAGCACATGTTGCCAAGGCTGCACCTGCTTTTCTGGATGAAACCATCAAACTGTGCAGAGCATATTGTGAGGCTGCAAAGTCAGATATCGGCAGAATTTCCATGCCTACAGAAGAGATAACTGTGAAACTCCAATTACCAGATCTTACAAGCGACGTGGTCAGGATTACAGCATGCACTATTCAGACCTTGTGTAAAATAGGAACATATGCAGCATCCAGTGGTGGAAGCCAGGTGGCTTTATTGAATGTGTCATGGAAGGGTGTAGTTTCCTTACTGCAACTTGGCAAAGGACTGATAGAAGTAAAAGTTAGTGTCAGTGATATCATTTCGACTCTTATCTCCCTTGTCATTGAATCTCTGAGGGTTGCTGCGGATACATGGTGTACGTCATTACAAGAAGCCCTTGGTGTATCTGAAGCTAGAAGGGCATTCTTACCAATCAAGTTTTTCTTAATAAATGCTGTAAGGATTTGTTCTGTATACCCATCCGAAGCACTGACTATATACAAGGACATGATCAGGTGTGTATTGGTGATATCATCCTCAAGCATTTTATTCAGCAAAGATCCCCTGTTGAAAGCAGCTTATGAGCCACTTGTTGAATTATTGGAGTCTAATTCCTTTCATTTACTAGACACACTTATGAAGTCATCAGAAGTAAGACTAGAGTCGAAATGCCAGCTTGTGCAGTATTTTCTGGAAAATGAAGAAGCTAATGGTCCAGCTCAAGTGGGGCAGAATGATCAGAGAGAGATAAATTTGGTTTCATTGAGCTGCATTTTCTCTCTGGATCCTGATGTCGATAACAGAAACAGAGCTCTTTTACCTGCTAAACTTATTGTGTTTTTGCACTTCCTCACTATTTCCCCAAACTTGGACGAAGAGGTGGTCATTGAATTATCTAAAAAGCTACAATCTCTTCTCAATGTGTTAACATTGGAAGATGTCTACTCATTTGTCCTTGGCTGCCATATTCCTACAGTTTATAGTGCTGACCATCCTCCTGTAGTTGTCTGGCAACCTGTGTATACTTTTCTCATACAAGCCCTGAAGACTTATAtgattgctgctgctgctgcttcaaGTGTTGCTTGGAATGAGGTGGAAGCCTTCCTACTTGAGAGCCTTTTTCATCCCCATTTCTTTTGCTTGGAAATTTTAACAGAGCTATGGTGTTTCTTCACGCGCTGTGCTGAAAGTGAAACTTCAACTTATTTAATCAACCAACTATTTCTTCTGTTAAAGACTGCAGCGTCATCAGAGAAAGTTCTTGCACCTCTCAGTGCTTTCCGGAAGGTTGCACGTGCATTCTGTATCATCTTGAGCTATGCATCATGTGCAACTGTTGATCAAATTTATACCTGTGTGCTGAATGATCATAACTCTTCCAAGTCATCAGTCCTGCACTTAGCGTTGTTGATGGAAGGATTTCCTTTTGATTCATTGTCAGATGGTATAAGGGTGCATGCTGTAAACCAATTGTTCACTTCTTTTGTCGGGTATCTACAGAGCTCCTTGAAGAatcatggtgcgattgttttgcCAACTTCTAGTTCCGGGGTAATAGGTCTTCCTGTACATGCTCTAGCCTCCGCATTGCAGCGATG CGAAATAAAGGACTATAGCCTCATAGATGGGAAGAGTATTACCACTATGTTTAAGTTCAGCATCTCCCTCATCAATCTGTATAGAACTGCACCTGACAGCAGTAAGGGCCACCTTGCCCAGCTCATTAGTTCCGTATTGGATATTATCTCAAACATGAGGCATCTGTGTGCATTCTATCAGATGGAGAAACTAACTCTAGAGTTGCACACCCTGTTCATGTCTAGTTCTGACAATTCAAAGGCAGTGCTGTCCCAGTGCAAACCATCACTAGCTTCATTTATGGCAATTCTTGGTCACTTGAACTCCAGCGAAGATGATTCTAATTCACTTTGTTCTGCAATGCCGGATTTATACCATCTCTTGGTGAGGGAAAGGCACTGGGCACTCGTTCACCTAGCAATGGGCTCCTTTGGCTACTTTGCTGCCCGCACATCTTTTACGCAGCTCTGGAGATTCGTTCCTGGAGATGCTGCCCTTTCATATAATACAAATACAGGGGTGGACATTGACGAGAACGGATTCATGTTGGAACTGAGAGCCTTTCTTCAGAAAGAGGTTGCTTTACGCGCTGACAAATGGTCTGAAGAGCAGGTCTGCTTTCTAGTTTCAGAGGGGAGAGTGCTGAAGAAACTGGTTGAAACAACATCTGAAATTCCACAAGCTCCAGAGCGCGAGGAAAAAGCTGCCATTTCAATGGATGTCAACACAAAGAAGAGGAAGTTGCCAGATGGAATCGGCGAAGGGATGGCGCTGCTACAGAATGGTCTCAAGGTGATGCGAAGCGCTCTTGATGAAACTGATTCAGCAGAGCTCAAGGACAGGCTTGCGACACACTTGTCACGCCTCGAGAGTGCAGTTTCTCAAATTGCAAGTTTCTCTGACAAAATCTGA